From a single Callithrix jacchus isolate 240 chromosome 5, calJac240_pri, whole genome shotgun sequence genomic region:
- the OTOR gene encoding otoraplin translates to MARILLLFLQGLVAVYAVHGIFMDRLASKKLCADDECVYTISLARAQEDYNAPDCRFINVKKGQQIYVYSKLVKENEAGEFWAGSVYGEGQDEMGIVGYFPSNLVKEQRVYQEATKEVPTTDIDFFCE, encoded by the exons atggcAAGAATACTGTTACTTTTCCTCCAGGGTCTTGTGGCTGTATATGCTGTGCATGGAATATTTATGGACCGACTAGCTTCCAAGAAGCTCTGTGCAGATGATGAGTGTGTCT atacTATTTCTCTGGCTAGAGCTCAAGAAGATTATAATGCCCCGGACTGTAGATTCATTAATGTTAAAAAAGGGCAGCAGATCTATGTGTACTCGAAGctggtaaaagaaaatgaagctggAGAATTTTGGGCTGGCAGT GTTTACGGTGAAGGCCAGGACGAGATGGGAATCGTGGGTTATTTCCCCAGCAACTTGGTTAAGGAGCAGCGTGTGTACCAGGAAGCTACCAAGGAAGTTCCCACCACG gATATTGACTTCTTCTGCGAGTAA